The following proteins are co-located in the Bordetella bronchialis genome:
- a CDS encoding intermembrane transport protein PqiB — protein MASSSTPDGTEVRDPSITRKKRRLSWIWLVPIVAAIAGGLLVLRTWLQAGPTVTITFQTAEGLEAGKTQIRYKDVNVGLIESIRLSDDRSHVITTAQLVKEAASLAQEGTIFWVVRPRLGLSGVSGLGTLLSGAYIGVDAPRNVEHKRTKTEFAGLEVPPEVAQDRAGKRFRLSTDTLGSLDIGSPVYFRRIPVGQVIGYQLSNDGRSVDVQIFIDAPNDRFVTQATRFWNASGFDFSLGADGLKVRTQSLLSVALGGLAFEDIGDGGQAVAAADTSYRVYDNEQAARSMPDTLALKIRMRFDQSVRGLSVGAPVDFNGIALGQVDAIDMDLDVEHKRFYAVVSGTIYPDRLGSVARVVRQEYMGQDVERPTGRLLAGLIENGMRAQLRTGNLLTGQLYVALDVFPNAPPASFRMSIPADIPTVPNNLEQLQQQLVSIANKIEKIPFDQIGADLRTTLGNASRLLARLDKQVVPEAQKALREAARSLAEVSNMLSSEYGLAANTERTMRELDRAARSLRGLADYLQTHPEALLRGRAPDRVPAGGSPRN, from the coding sequence ATGGCCAGTTCCAGCACGCCGGATGGGACGGAGGTCCGCGATCCGTCCATCACCCGCAAGAAGCGGCGCCTGTCCTGGATATGGCTGGTGCCCATCGTGGCCGCCATCGCGGGCGGCCTACTGGTGCTGCGCACCTGGTTGCAGGCCGGCCCCACCGTCACCATCACGTTCCAGACGGCGGAAGGGCTGGAGGCCGGCAAGACGCAAATCCGCTACAAGGATGTCAACGTCGGCCTGATCGAGAGCATCCGGCTCAGCGACGACCGGTCGCACGTGATCACCACCGCCCAACTGGTCAAGGAGGCCGCATCGCTGGCGCAGGAAGGCACCATTTTCTGGGTGGTGCGTCCTCGCCTGGGGTTGAGCGGCGTGTCCGGCCTGGGAACGCTGCTGTCCGGCGCCTATATCGGCGTGGACGCCCCGCGCAATGTCGAGCACAAGCGCACCAAGACGGAGTTCGCGGGACTGGAAGTGCCGCCGGAAGTGGCGCAGGACCGCGCGGGAAAGCGCTTTCGCCTGAGCACGGATACGCTGGGTTCGCTGGACATCGGGTCGCCGGTGTACTTCCGCCGCATCCCGGTGGGCCAGGTCATCGGCTATCAATTGAGCAACGACGGGCGCAGCGTCGATGTGCAGATCTTCATCGATGCGCCCAACGACCGCTTCGTCACCCAGGCCACGCGCTTCTGGAATGCCAGCGGCTTCGATTTCAGCCTGGGCGCGGACGGCTTGAAGGTCCGCACGCAGTCCTTGCTGTCGGTGGCCCTGGGCGGACTGGCTTTCGAGGATATCGGCGACGGCGGCCAGGCCGTCGCGGCGGCCGACACCAGCTATCGCGTGTACGACAACGAGCAGGCGGCGCGCAGCATGCCGGATACCCTGGCCTTGAAGATACGCATGCGCTTCGACCAATCGGTGCGCGGCTTGAGCGTGGGCGCGCCCGTCGACTTCAACGGCATCGCCTTGGGGCAGGTCGACGCCATCGACATGGACCTGGATGTGGAGCATAAGCGCTTCTATGCCGTGGTCAGCGGCACGATCTATCCGGACCGGCTGGGCTCCGTGGCGCGGGTGGTGCGCCAGGAATACATGGGGCAGGACGTCGAGCGTCCCACCGGGCGCCTGCTTGCGGGCCTGATCGAGAACGGCATGCGCGCGCAGCTGCGCACCGGCAATCTGCTGACCGGCCAGCTGTATGTCGCGCTTGACGTTTTCCCCAATGCGCCGCCGGCGTCGTTCCGGATGAGTATTCCGGCGGACATTCCCACCGTACCCAACAACCTGGAGCAGTTGCAGCAGCAATTGGTCAGCATCGCGAACAAGATCGAGAAGATTCCCTTCGACCAGATCGGCGCCGATCTTCGCACTACGCTGGGCAACGCATCGCGCCTGCTGGCGCGGCTCGATAAGCAGGTGGTGCCCGAGGCCCAAAAGGCGCTGCGCGAGGCCGCCAGATCCCTGGCCGAGGTCAGCAATATGCTGTCCTCCGAGTATGGGCTGGCGGCGAACACCGAGCGCACCATGCGCGAACTGGACCGCGCCGCGCGTTCGCTGCGCGGTTTGGCGGACTACCTGCAAACCCATCCCGAAGCGCTGTTGCGCGGCCGCGCGCCGGATCGCGTGCCGGCCGGCGGCAGCCCCAGGAATTAG
- a CDS encoding MFS transporter → METKHQGRAQPQAPGRGPSNAHNDGRPEDLLDTRRAWMVATMALACLGLSFGAPLIAIVGLKTIAADMGDARSVPALAGSLAWLGSAVGGVLMGRLANRFGIRWTVIGGALSVCAGLAISTLGTSWALYLGHGVFIGLLGLSGLNAPLYVYISHWFVRRRGSALALLSSGNYIAGIVWPVIFESVIDRFGWRATMVGYGLVQVSLVATLAMIFLRPPPQAGTPAGAAAPSRAGKLAGMRPNTVFAMLGVAGFLCCVPMAMPQGHLVALCSDRGLPATVGAAMLSSLLAVAFLSRQGWGLVADRIGGVRTALISSFMQMVAVSGYLYVQQQFGLFAVSIAYGLGFSALIPAYVLSVREIFPPRDAYWRVPAMLLMTGSGMAAGGWVAGFLYDRYASYDPAFMLGVAANVVNLVLLATLTVKLHGGLRVPAMRQA, encoded by the coding sequence ATGGAGACGAAACATCAGGGGCGCGCACAGCCCCAGGCCCCGGGGCGGGGACCCTCGAACGCACACAATGACGGCCGGCCGGAGGACCTTCTGGATACGCGCCGCGCCTGGATGGTGGCGACCATGGCGCTGGCCTGCCTGGGCCTGTCCTTCGGGGCGCCCCTGATCGCCATCGTCGGCCTGAAGACCATTGCCGCGGATATGGGCGACGCGCGTTCGGTGCCCGCGCTGGCGGGCTCGCTGGCCTGGCTGGGCTCGGCGGTGGGCGGTGTGCTGATGGGCCGGCTGGCGAATCGCTTCGGCATACGCTGGACGGTGATCGGCGGCGCCTTGTCGGTGTGCGCGGGCCTGGCGATTTCGACCCTGGGCACGTCCTGGGCGCTTTACCTGGGCCACGGCGTCTTCATCGGCCTGCTCGGATTGAGCGGACTGAACGCCCCCCTGTACGTCTATATCAGCCATTGGTTCGTGCGCCGCCGCGGCTCCGCGCTGGCGCTGTTGTCCAGCGGCAACTACATTGCCGGCATCGTCTGGCCGGTCATCTTCGAGTCCGTCATCGACCGTTTCGGATGGCGCGCCACGATGGTGGGCTACGGTCTGGTCCAGGTGTCGCTGGTGGCCACGCTGGCCATGATTTTCCTGCGTCCGCCGCCGCAGGCCGGCACGCCGGCCGGCGCGGCCGCGCCATCGCGCGCGGGCAAGTTGGCCGGAATGCGGCCGAACACGGTGTTCGCGATGCTGGGCGTCGCGGGCTTCCTGTGCTGCGTACCCATGGCCATGCCGCAAGGCCACCTGGTCGCGCTGTGCAGCGACCGCGGCCTGCCGGCAACCGTCGGCGCCGCCATGCTGTCCTCGCTGCTGGCGGTGGCGTTTCTCAGCCGCCAGGGCTGGGGGCTGGTCGCCGACCGGATAGGCGGCGTGCGCACGGCGCTGATCAGCTCCTTCATGCAGATGGTCGCGGTATCCGGCTATTTATACGTGCAGCAGCAGTTCGGGCTGTTCGCCGTGTCCATCGCCTATGGCCTGGGGTTCAGCGCGCTCATCCCCGCCTACGTGCTGTCCGTGCGCGAGATCTTCCCGCCGCGCGACGCCTATTGGCGCGTGCCCGCCATGCTGCTGATGACGGGCTCGGGCATGGCAGCGGGCGGCTGGGTGGCGGGCTTCCTGTATGACCGGTATGCCAGCTACGACCCGGCCTTCATGCTGGGCGTGGCGGCCAACGTGGTGAACCTGGTGTTATTGGCCACGCTGACGGTGAAGCTGCATGGCGGCCTGCGCGTGCCGGCGATGCGGCAGGCATGA
- a CDS encoding fumarate hydratase has protein sequence MRDIHAEDIVTSIADALQFVSYYHPADFVRALRRAHDAETRPAARNAMLQLLINSRLSARARRPICQDTGVVHVYARLGMDARVVGEPGSPTPTLQSLANRAVARAYGWPDNPLRASVIRDPLGKRTNTRDNTPAILHVELVEGEGLHLTVAAKGGGGDVKARYTMLNPSDSVADWVVAQLPGMGAGWCPPGSLGIGVGGSPEQAMFNAKRALFAPIDIGELRARGAATAAEALRLELYERINALGIGAQGLGGDLTVLDVKVAEAPTHAALQAVAMVPNCAATRFVSFELDGSGPARLEPPDPALWEGLPDALPLDEGRRVDLDTLTRQDVARWRAGETLLLSGTLLTARDAAHKRLADMLDRGEPLPVDLRDRAVYYVGPVDPVAGEAVGPAGPTTSNRMDKFMPALMSRTGLLLTIGKAERGPEAAAAIRQAGGAYLIAVGGAAYLVSQAVRSARVVAFADLGMEAIYEFQVRDMPVTVALDARGGSMHQFAIYNAPSQTHGKVAPSDGAALR, from the coding sequence ATGCGCGACATCCACGCCGAAGACATCGTCACCAGCATCGCGGACGCACTCCAATTCGTCAGCTACTACCATCCGGCGGATTTCGTGCGGGCCTTGCGGCGCGCGCATGACGCCGAAACCCGGCCGGCGGCCCGCAACGCCATGCTGCAGTTGCTGATCAACAGCCGGCTGAGCGCGCGGGCCCGCCGGCCGATCTGCCAGGACACCGGCGTGGTCCACGTCTATGCCCGGCTGGGCATGGACGCGCGGGTGGTGGGCGAGCCGGGATCGCCCACGCCCACCTTGCAGTCCCTGGCCAACCGGGCCGTCGCGCGGGCCTATGGCTGGCCCGACAATCCGCTGCGGGCGTCCGTGATCCGCGATCCCCTGGGCAAGCGCACGAATACGCGCGACAACACGCCGGCGATCCTGCACGTCGAACTGGTGGAAGGCGAGGGCTTGCACCTGACCGTGGCCGCAAAGGGCGGCGGCGGCGACGTCAAGGCCCGCTACACCATGCTCAATCCCAGCGACTCCGTGGCCGACTGGGTCGTCGCGCAGCTGCCCGGCATGGGGGCGGGCTGGTGTCCGCCCGGCAGCCTGGGCATCGGCGTGGGCGGCAGCCCGGAGCAGGCGATGTTCAACGCCAAGCGCGCGCTGTTCGCGCCCATCGATATCGGCGAGCTTCGCGCGCGCGGCGCCGCGACCGCGGCCGAGGCCCTGCGCCTGGAGCTCTACGAGCGCATCAACGCGCTGGGCATCGGCGCGCAGGGCCTGGGCGGCGACCTGACCGTGCTGGACGTCAAGGTGGCGGAAGCGCCGACCCATGCGGCCTTGCAGGCTGTCGCGATGGTGCCCAACTGCGCGGCGACCCGTTTCGTGTCCTTCGAACTGGATGGCTCCGGCCCGGCACGGCTGGAGCCGCCCGATCCCGCACTATGGGAAGGCCTGCCGGACGCCTTGCCGCTGGACGAAGGACGCCGCGTCGACCTGGACACGCTGACACGGCAGGACGTGGCGCGATGGCGCGCCGGTGAAACCCTGCTGCTGTCCGGCACGCTGCTGACCGCCCGCGATGCCGCGCACAAGCGGCTCGCGGACATGCTGGATCGCGGCGAGCCGCTGCCGGTGGACCTGCGCGACCGCGCCGTCTACTACGTGGGGCCGGTCGATCCCGTGGCGGGAGAAGCCGTCGGACCGGCGGGGCCCACCACCTCCAATCGCATGGATAAATTCATGCCGGCCTTGATGTCCCGCACGGGGCTGCTGCTGACCATAGGCAAGGCCGAACGCGGGCCCGAGGCCGCGGCGGCGATCCGGCAAGCGGGCGGCGCCTACCTGATCGCCGTCGGCGGGGCCGCCTATCTGGTCTCGCAGGCCGTACGCTCGGCGCGCGTCGTGGCCTTCGCGGACCTGGGCATGGAAGCCATCTACGAGTTCCAGGTGCGCGACATGCCAGTCACCGTGGCGCTGGACGCGCGTGGCGGCTCGATGCACCAGTTCGCGATATACAATGCCCCGTCGCAAACGCATGGAAAGGTCGCGCCGTCCGATGGAGCCGCGTTACGCTGA
- a CDS encoding DUF3313 domain-containing protein yields the protein MVIALAGCTTPPPKESGFLGNEYSKMHKMDAPGGGTRLSYLNPRFTPANYKAVLLEPVVYYPEPQPTENVSMETLNQLRTYIDTSLRQKLGSQVRLVDRPGPGVARIRIALTAVGSENEPLAPYQYIPIALVVTGAKAAIEGGRPQEATVAIETSVTDSVTNEVLYAAVRGGTGEEIKKSTEAQGGVRLDSLKPLIDTWTTGASQEIVKYVAVT from the coding sequence GTGGTTATTGCATTGGCGGGTTGTACGACACCGCCGCCCAAGGAATCCGGATTCCTGGGCAACGAATACTCCAAGATGCACAAGATGGACGCGCCGGGCGGCGGTACCCGCCTGTCCTACCTGAATCCGCGCTTCACGCCGGCCAACTACAAGGCCGTCCTGCTGGAGCCGGTGGTCTATTACCCGGAGCCGCAACCCACCGAGAACGTCTCCATGGAGACCCTCAACCAGCTCCGCACCTATATCGATACGTCGCTGCGGCAGAAGCTGGGTAGCCAGGTCCGGTTGGTGGACAGGCCGGGACCCGGCGTCGCGCGCATCCGTATCGCGCTCACCGCGGTCGGCAGCGAGAACGAGCCGCTGGCGCCTTACCAGTACATTCCCATCGCACTGGTGGTGACCGGCGCCAAGGCGGCCATCGAGGGCGGGCGTCCCCAGGAAGCGACGGTCGCCATCGAGACCTCGGTCACGGATAGCGTGACCAATGAAGTCCTCTACGCGGCGGTGCGCGGCGGGACAGGAGAAGAGATCAAGAAGTCCACGGAGGCCCAGGGCGGCGTCCGCCTGGACAGCCTGAAGCCCCTGATCGATACCTGGACCACGGGAGCGTCCCAGGAAATCGTCAAATACGTCGCGGTGACGTGA
- a CDS encoding tripartite tricarboxylate transporter substrate binding protein, with the protein MKSLSSIAAVVLGLTLAGGAQAQSSAAANYPDHPIKLVVGYAPGGGNDVAARLIAKELTPILNQSIVVENRPGAGTNIAASYVARSAPDGYTLSLSSTALAVNVTLYPKLDYDAVKDFAPIAIFAEAPNLLIINPKLPINSVAELVAYGKKHPGKLNFSSAGSGSTQHLAGELFKTKAGFDATHVPYKGSAPSLTAVISGESDFTFVNIPSSKQLIESGQVKALAITSAKRFPAVPNIPTMAEAGVPGMEVATWYSILAPAGTPRPIIDKLNKAVNQAVAKPEFRKQLEDLGTAPMTESPEFFQKFLAEEIVRWRQIVQQSHATVN; encoded by the coding sequence ATGAAGTCCCTTTCCTCGATCGCGGCCGTCGTGCTTGGCCTGACGCTGGCCGGCGGCGCGCAGGCGCAGTCCTCGGCAGCGGCCAACTATCCCGATCATCCCATCAAGCTGGTGGTGGGCTATGCGCCTGGCGGCGGCAACGACGTGGCGGCGCGCCTGATCGCCAAGGAACTGACGCCCATCCTGAACCAGAGCATCGTGGTAGAGAACCGGCCCGGCGCGGGGACCAATATCGCCGCATCCTACGTGGCGCGCTCCGCGCCGGACGGCTACACGCTGTCGCTGTCCTCCACGGCACTGGCCGTGAACGTCACCCTGTATCCCAAGCTGGATTACGACGCGGTGAAGGATTTCGCGCCCATCGCCATCTTCGCCGAGGCGCCCAATCTGTTGATCATCAATCCCAAGCTGCCGATCAATTCGGTGGCCGAGCTGGTGGCCTATGGCAAGAAGCATCCCGGCAAACTGAATTTTTCGTCGGCGGGCAGCGGCAGCACGCAGCACCTGGCGGGCGAGCTGTTCAAGACCAAGGCGGGATTCGACGCGACACACGTGCCGTACAAGGGATCCGCGCCGTCCCTGACGGCCGTGATCAGCGGCGAATCGGACTTTACCTTCGTCAACATACCCAGCAGCAAGCAGCTGATCGAAAGCGGTCAGGTCAAGGCGCTGGCGATCACCAGCGCGAAGCGCTTCCCGGCCGTGCCGAATATTCCGACGATGGCGGAAGCCGGCGTCCCCGGCATGGAAGTGGCCACCTGGTATTCCATACTGGCGCCCGCGGGAACGCCACGGCCCATCATCGACAAGCTCAACAAGGCCGTGAACCAGGCGGTAGCCAAGCCGGAGTTCCGCAAGCAGCTGGAAGACCTGGGCACGGCGCCGATGACGGAATCGCCGGAGTTCTTCCAGAAATTCCTGGCCGAGGAAATCGTGCGGTGGCGGCAGATCGTGCAGCAGTCGCACGCCACCGTGAACTGA
- a CDS encoding metallophosphoesterase gives MKIQLLSDLHLETNADFIPTPAPDADLLILAGDIGSYQHGSRLADDDFGLRRFSPRDRWPVPVVYLPGNHEYDARDFDATHDSLRAWCERLGIQWLERETLAIDGIRFIGTTLWTDFDAMVQPGDTLTQVLTKRGKAFRAANFYLEKAATTRGGKPFLAEELREQGLACQAWLKQALAEPFDGPTVAVTHFAPTLSSADPRYGLTPGTAGFCNSLDELIPRADLWLHGHLHHAFDYVQDGCRVVSNPLGYEAKGEQEGFRPTLTLDLGALSRT, from the coding sequence ATGAAGATACAGCTGCTTTCCGACCTGCACCTCGAGACCAACGCCGATTTCATCCCGACCCCGGCGCCGGACGCCGACCTGCTGATCCTGGCGGGCGACATCGGTTCCTACCAGCACGGCTCACGGCTGGCGGACGACGACTTCGGCCTGCGCCGATTTTCTCCGCGCGACCGCTGGCCGGTGCCCGTGGTGTACCTGCCGGGCAACCACGAATACGATGCGCGCGATTTCGATGCCACGCATGACAGCCTGCGGGCCTGGTGCGAACGCCTGGGCATCCAGTGGCTGGAGCGCGAGACGCTGGCGATCGACGGCATACGCTTCATCGGCACCACGCTGTGGACGGACTTCGACGCAATGGTCCAGCCGGGCGATACGCTGACGCAGGTCCTGACCAAACGCGGCAAGGCCTTCCGCGCGGCGAACTTCTATCTGGAAAAAGCCGCGACGACGCGCGGCGGCAAACCGTTCCTGGCGGAGGAACTGCGCGAACAGGGACTGGCGTGCCAGGCGTGGCTCAAGCAGGCGCTGGCCGAGCCCTTCGACGGGCCCACGGTGGCCGTCACGCATTTCGCGCCCACGCTATCCAGCGCGGACCCCCGCTATGGCCTGACGCCGGGCACCGCGGGGTTTTGCAACAGCCTGGACGAGTTGATCCCGCGGGCCGACCTGTGGCTGCACGGGCATCTGCATCATGCCTTCGATTACGTCCAGGACGGCTGCCGCGTCGTGTCCAATCCGCTGGGCTATGAGGCCAAGGGCGAGCAGGAGGGTTTCCGGCCCACGCTGACGCTGGATCTGGGCGCCTTGTCCCGCACGTGA
- a CDS encoding ATP-binding protein yields MPHEDTLSYPQPDLDRCAQEPIRIPGAIQPYAALLLLAPDTLEVLTRSANTEEILGIAVQAGQPLRAGRDAPGLEALLQALRGWDADADAALSLQVHCGGHYLHVSGARTAQGLLVELEPHDQAQSVTLDALYPRLRTLLDDIPPGGEPELILQRAVEEVRRLTGFDRVLAYRFDSDGHGTVVAEDGTGALPSYLGHRFPAGDIPAQARELYCQNRVRLIPDADYRPVPLEPALIGPDRQPVDLTAANWRSVSPIHLEYMRNMGTGSSMSVSVVIDGQLWGLVSCHSAGPRLVGPQIRAACEFLGRIVAHQIGAHERISEHAHRIELKKIEIELVELLSRASTLLEGYTERDPAWTRLLNAHGAALVWQDDVHTMGNTPSKAQVLQIARWLHANNVEQSYHTDRLPLVWPEAAAFAEVASGLAAASISSLHTAYLMWFRPEVVRTVQWRGDPRKPMDPVSGRLHPRKSFELWQEELRGRAAPWRRSEVDALTDFRTVVVNLILKRAEERAELSEQLQRSNIELESFSYSVSHDLRAPFRHIAGFAELLKQRENNLDQTSTRYIENIMRAAVMAGRLVDDLLRFSHLGRAALTPSELDMNKLVAEVRQAVELTLPERKVQWRIEPLPRAWGDAQYIRQVWYNLLENAVKYSGSRPESVVTVGGQNCGTFTLFSVADNGVGFDMAYAGKLFGVFQRLHRLEDFDGTGIGLALCKRIVEKHGGWIKGEGAVDQGAKFSFALPNP; encoded by the coding sequence GTGCCGCATGAAGACACCCTTTCCTACCCGCAACCGGACCTGGACCGTTGCGCGCAAGAGCCCATCCGCATCCCCGGCGCCATCCAACCCTACGCGGCGCTCCTGCTGCTCGCCCCGGACACGCTGGAAGTCCTGACCCGCAGCGCCAACACGGAAGAAATCCTGGGCATCGCCGTGCAGGCGGGCCAGCCGCTGCGCGCCGGACGCGACGCACCGGGCCTGGAAGCGCTGCTGCAAGCCCTGCGCGGCTGGGACGCGGATGCCGATGCCGCGCTCTCGCTGCAGGTCCATTGCGGCGGCCATTACCTGCATGTGTCCGGCGCGCGCACCGCGCAGGGCCTGCTCGTGGAGCTCGAGCCCCATGACCAGGCGCAGAGCGTCACGCTGGATGCCCTCTACCCGCGGCTGCGCACCCTGCTGGACGACATCCCGCCCGGCGGAGAGCCAGAGCTCATCCTGCAGCGCGCCGTCGAGGAAGTGCGCAGGCTGACCGGTTTTGACCGCGTGCTGGCCTACCGTTTCGATAGCGACGGCCACGGCACCGTGGTGGCCGAAGACGGCACCGGCGCCCTGCCTTCCTACCTGGGCCATCGCTTTCCGGCGGGAGACATCCCCGCCCAGGCGCGCGAGCTGTACTGCCAGAATCGCGTGCGCCTGATTCCCGACGCGGACTACCGGCCGGTTCCGCTGGAGCCCGCGCTGATCGGCCCCGATCGCCAGCCGGTGGACCTGACCGCCGCCAACTGGCGCAGCGTGTCGCCCATCCATCTGGAGTACATGCGCAATATGGGCACCGGCTCGTCCATGTCGGTGTCCGTGGTCATAGACGGACAGCTGTGGGGCCTGGTGTCCTGCCACAGCGCCGGCCCGCGGCTGGTCGGCCCGCAGATACGCGCGGCCTGCGAATTCCTGGGGCGCATCGTTGCCCACCAGATCGGCGCGCACGAGCGGATCTCCGAACATGCGCATCGCATCGAGCTCAAGAAGATCGAAATCGAACTGGTGGAACTGCTGTCCCGCGCCAGCACGCTGCTGGAAGGCTATACGGAACGCGATCCCGCCTGGACCCGGCTGCTGAACGCGCACGGCGCCGCGCTGGTGTGGCAGGACGATGTCCACACCATGGGCAATACGCCGTCCAAGGCGCAGGTCCTGCAAATCGCCCGCTGGCTGCATGCCAACAATGTGGAGCAGTCGTATCACACCGACCGCCTGCCGCTGGTCTGGCCCGAGGCCGCCGCCTTCGCCGAAGTGGCCAGCGGCCTGGCCGCCGCGTCCATCTCCAGCCTGCACACGGCCTACCTGATGTGGTTCCGCCCGGAAGTCGTGCGCACCGTCCAGTGGCGCGGCGACCCGCGCAAGCCCATGGACCCGGTATCGGGACGCCTGCATCCGCGCAAGTCCTTCGAGCTCTGGCAAGAAGAACTGCGCGGCCGCGCCGCGCCCTGGCGGCGCTCCGAAGTGGACGCACTCACCGATTTCCGCACCGTCGTGGTCAACCTGATCCTGAAACGCGCCGAGGAAAGAGCGGAACTCAGCGAGCAGTTGCAACGCAGCAATATCGAACTGGAGTCGTTTTCCTATTCCGTCTCGCACGATCTGCGCGCCCCTTTCCGCCACATCGCGGGTTTCGCGGAACTGCTGAAGCAACGCGAGAACAATCTCGACCAGACGTCCACGCGCTACATCGAGAACATCATGCGGGCCGCGGTCATGGCCGGCAGGCTGGTGGACGACCTGCTGCGCTTTTCGCACCTGGGGCGCGCCGCGCTGACGCCGTCCGAACTCGACATGAACAAGCTGGTCGCGGAGGTCCGCCAGGCCGTCGAACTGACTTTGCCGGAAAGAAAAGTGCAATGGCGGATCGAGCCGCTGCCGCGGGCGTGGGGCGATGCGCAATACATCCGCCAGGTCTGGTACAACCTGCTGGAAAACGCGGTCAAGTATTCCGGCAGCCGGCCCGAATCCGTCGTCACGGTCGGCGGACAGAATTGCGGTACATTCACCCTATTCAGCGTTGCCGACAATGGCGTGGGTTTCGACATGGCGTATGCCGGCAAACTGTTCGGGGTGTTCCAGCGGCTGCACCGGCTGGAAGACTTCGACGGGACCGGCATCGGATTGGCCCTGTGCAAGCGCATCGTCGAAAAACATGGCGGGTGGATCAAGGGCGAAGGCGCCGTCGATCAGGGCGCCAAATTCTCGTTCGCGCTGCCCAATCCGTAA
- a CDS encoding tripartite tricarboxylate transporter substrate-binding protein, producing MKSKFIVGALALAAGIAGNAVAADYPSRAITWIVPFAAGGPTDAMARNIANRVGQELKQTILIENVAGAGGTIGAAKAAKSTPDGYTFLVGHVGYMAAAPSLYQRLQYDPVKDFDAVFRFPDTPLVLLVGAGSPQKDVKSLVAYARANPGKLNFGNAGVGSTSHLVAAMFAAQARIDITPIAYKGAGPAMNDLMGGQVDAMFDQTNTALPQTRGGKIRALALTSTSPMAQFPGVPTVAESAVPGFEASTWYGLYAPKGTPRQVIDTLYAAWQHALKDQDFTGKMTEQGIQLLDAGQYAPAAFQSFTAEEVKRWAGVIEQAHIPKQ from the coding sequence ATGAAATCGAAGTTCATCGTCGGCGCGCTGGCGCTGGCCGCCGGTATTGCCGGCAACGCCGTTGCGGCGGACTATCCGTCCCGCGCGATCACGTGGATCGTGCCCTTCGCCGCCGGCGGTCCCACCGACGCCATGGCGCGCAATATCGCCAACCGGGTCGGACAGGAACTGAAGCAGACCATCCTGATCGAGAATGTCGCCGGCGCGGGGGGCACCATCGGCGCCGCCAAGGCGGCGAAGTCCACGCCGGACGGCTATACCTTCCTGGTGGGCCACGTGGGTTATATGGCGGCGGCGCCCTCGCTGTACCAGCGCCTGCAGTACGACCCCGTCAAGGACTTCGACGCCGTCTTCCGCTTTCCCGATACGCCGCTGGTGCTGCTGGTCGGCGCGGGGTCGCCGCAGAAGGACGTCAAGTCGCTGGTCGCCTATGCGCGGGCGAATCCCGGCAAATTGAACTTCGGCAATGCCGGCGTGGGATCCACCTCGCACCTGGTGGCCGCCATGTTCGCCGCGCAGGCGCGTATCGACATCACGCCCATCGCGTACAAGGGCGCCGGCCCGGCCATGAACGACTTGATGGGTGGCCAGGTCGATGCGATGTTCGACCAGACCAATACCGCCTTGCCGCAGACGCGCGGCGGCAAGATACGCGCGCTGGCGCTGACGTCCACCTCGCCGATGGCGCAGTTCCCGGGCGTGCCCACCGTCGCCGAAAGCGCGGTGCCCGGCTTCGAAGCGTCCACCTGGTACGGCCTGTATGCGCCCAAGGGGACCCCGCGCCAGGTGATAGACACGCTGTACGCCGCCTGGCAGCACGCCTTGAAGGACCAGGACTTCACGGGCAAGATGACGGAGCAGGGCATACAACTGCTCGATGCCGGGCAATACGCGCCGGCGGCCTTCCAGTCGTTCACGGCCGAAGAGGTCAAGCGCTGGGCCGGCGTGATCGAGCAGGCGCATATTCCCAAGCAATGA